A window of the Pseudoalteromonas sp. A25 genome harbors these coding sequences:
- a CDS encoding LytR/AlgR family response regulator transcription factor, with the protein MAFRCWIIDDETAAHKGLEIALSPYQDFLITAHFYALEELPEQENASVDVIFLDIEMPRANGFSLFEKWQRPLPVIILVTAYQQYALRAFENHVFDYVLKPIDETRFKNVVKRLQDRLNEKQVYESVSASRKEIGRQSPHVKIQTDSGIQLVELKEIVYFQAVGDFVAVKLDNQELVTRSTLKAFVRQFSNQGVVQIHRSFAINIVRMERLENASFGDAIAYMSTGEALKVSRRYKKAVLDLLDAYTA; encoded by the coding sequence GTGGCTTTTCGATGCTGGATTATTGACGATGAAACAGCCGCACATAAAGGTTTAGAGATTGCTCTGAGTCCATACCAAGATTTTTTAATAACCGCACATTTTTATGCTTTAGAGGAACTACCAGAGCAAGAAAATGCTTCGGTTGACGTTATTTTTTTAGATATAGAAATGCCTAGAGCAAATGGCTTTTCTTTATTTGAGAAGTGGCAAAGGCCCCTTCCAGTTATTATCCTTGTCACTGCATATCAACAATATGCGCTGCGAGCTTTTGAAAATCATGTTTTTGACTATGTGCTAAAACCCATAGACGAGACACGATTTAAAAATGTTGTAAAGCGGCTTCAAGATAGGTTGAATGAAAAACAGGTATATGAGTCTGTATCAGCGAGTCGAAAAGAGATTGGTCGTCAATCACCTCACGTAAAAATACAGACCGATAGTGGGATTCAGTTAGTGGAACTTAAGGAGATAGTTTACTTTCAAGCCGTTGGAGATTTTGTTGCCGTAAAGCTAGATAACCAAGAGCTGGTAACAAGAAGTACATTAAAAGCATTTGTTCGCCAGTTTTCAAATCAAGGGGTGGTGCAGATACACCGTTCATTTGCGATTAATATTGTAAGAATGGAGCGATTAGAAAATGCGAGCTTTGGAGACGCAATCGCTTACATGAGCACTGGTGAGGCATTAAAAGTCAGTCGGCGTTATAAAAAAGCTGTACTGGATTTGTTAGACGCTTATACAGCGTAG
- a CDS encoding flavodoxin family protein: MVKIGIVYFSVTDVTGALVRRACKELSKQNIPFISHQIVGSEIVDGRFVNPDLMNELAGCNAIIFASPTYMGNVSAQFKAFADATSDFWERQAWAGKIAAGITAGTGLNGDQASTLQYFATLASQHGMIWLGLDAPFSDEGKNVNRLGCQLGVTAHSLDGKVHETDLRSAEYLANRVLNTAKKLASNGY; the protein is encoded by the coding sequence ATGGTAAAAATTGGTATTGTTTATTTTTCTGTTACGGATGTTACTGGGGCGCTTGTTAGGCGTGCTTGTAAAGAATTATCTAAGCAAAATATCCCATTTATATCCCATCAAATAGTCGGTTCAGAGATTGTTGACGGTCGATTTGTAAACCCAGATTTAATGAACGAACTTGCTGGTTGTAATGCAATAATATTTGCTTCTCCAACCTATATGGGGAATGTATCCGCGCAATTTAAGGCGTTTGCTGATGCAACGAGTGACTTTTGGGAGAGACAAGCTTGGGCAGGAAAAATTGCTGCAGGCATAACCGCAGGAACAGGTCTAAATGGTGATCAAGCGTCGACACTTCAGTACTTTGCAACTTTAGCAAGTCAGCATGGGATGATATGGCTTGGGCTCGACGCACCTTTTAGCGATGAAGGTAAAAATGTAAATAGGCTAGGCTGCCAATTAGGCGTTACCGCACATAGCCTTGATGGCAAAGTCCATGAAACAGACCTAAGAAGTGCAGAGTATCTCGCTAATCGCGTTTTAAACACGGCTAAAAAATTAGCATCAAATGGATACTAA
- the lolA gene encoding outer membrane lipoprotein chaperone LolA, with the protein MNKLTKCSIVAACLTFSLNAVADAASDLQAKLSNINTFEAQFSQRVLDEQGNVLQQGSGNIALAHPLKIYWQQQQPDETLFVSDGHKTFYYDLFAEQVTVMNTSSLIDTTPFVLLTSRAQEQWAKYQVTQTETGYKITPTEGVESQVEVLEIEFSQEQSLQGIKVKDVSGQISNFSFHNPQVNSSLAPDLFSFAVPKGVIVDDQTQGE; encoded by the coding sequence ATAAATAAATTGACCAAGTGCAGTATTGTGGCTGCTTGCTTGACGTTTAGTCTAAATGCGGTGGCTGATGCAGCAAGTGATTTGCAAGCAAAGCTGAGTAACATTAATACCTTTGAGGCTCAGTTTTCACAACGCGTTTTAGATGAACAAGGTAATGTATTGCAACAAGGCTCAGGCAACATTGCGCTTGCCCATCCTCTCAAGATTTATTGGCAACAGCAGCAACCTGATGAGACGCTGTTTGTGTCTGATGGCCACAAGACGTTTTATTATGACTTGTTTGCCGAGCAAGTAACGGTCATGAATACCTCATCTTTGATAGACACAACACCGTTTGTGTTACTGACGTCGCGCGCACAAGAGCAGTGGGCAAAATACCAAGTAACTCAAACAGAAACAGGTTACAAAATTACCCCAACTGAGGGGGTTGAGTCTCAAGTAGAAGTGCTAGAAATTGAGTTCTCGCAAGAGCAAAGCTTGCAGGGTATTAAAGTTAAAGATGTTTCAGGGCAGATTTCTAATTTTAGTTTTCACAATCCTCAGGTGAACAGCTCGCTTGCACCTGACCTATTTAGTTTTGCTGTGCCCAAAGGGGTCATAGTTGATGATCAAACTCAAGGTGAGTGA
- a CDS encoding alpha/beta hydrolase family protein, producing MTNVIHILVLTVFSVFCLISSLKSYAQPVEFEQIISTKDVKIVGSLTVPKNMKEDALVIMLSGSGPQDRDETLDGFKVFKELSDQLSKFGIASFRFDDRGVGQSTGNFTTSTLQDHVTDVEAIMSYFKTLKSHRFDRFIILGHSQ from the coding sequence ATGACTAATGTCATCCATATTTTAGTTCTAACCGTTTTTTCAGTTTTTTGCCTTATCAGTTCGCTAAAGTCGTATGCGCAACCTGTTGAATTTGAGCAGATCATTTCTACAAAGGATGTAAAAATAGTTGGGTCATTAACTGTGCCCAAAAACATGAAAGAAGATGCTTTAGTTATCATGCTTTCTGGCAGTGGTCCGCAAGATAGAGATGAAACGCTGGATGGTTTTAAAGTTTTTAAAGAGCTGTCGGATCAGCTTAGTAAGTTTGGTATCGCGAGCTTTCGCTTTGATGATAGAGGGGTTGGTCAAAGCACGGGAAACTTTACGACAAGTACATTGCAAGATCATGTTACTGATGTAGAAGCAATTATGAGCTACTTCAAAACTCTCAAGTCGCATAGGTTTGATAGGTTCATCATACTAGGTCACAGCCAATGA
- the serS gene encoding serine--tRNA ligase, producing MLDSKYLRQDIAEAAARLAKRGFDLDVEAINALEEKRKALQTQTQELQSERNSRSKAIGQAKAKGEDVQPLLDAVANLGDQLAAAKSEQDSILAQLNDIAMSLPNLPAEEVPAGKDENDNVEVLKWGEPKQFDFEVKDHVDLGEVLSKGLDFETGVKLSGSRFTVMRGGIARMHRALAQFMLDTHTDKNGYTEMYVPLLVNKDSLFGTGQLPKFAEDLFHTKGLISDDGVEQDGFSLIPTAEVPLTNCARDEIYDEKDLPIRMTAHTPCFRSEAGSYGRDTRGLIRQHQFDKVELVQLVKPEDSMAALEELTGHAEQILQALELPYRKVILCTGDMGFGATKTYDLEVWLPAQNTYREISSCSNMWDFQARRMQARFRRQGEKKPELLHTLNGSGLAVGRTLVAILENYQQADGSVVVPEVLRPYMGGLEVINS from the coding sequence ATGTTAGATTCAAAATACTTACGTCAAGACATTGCAGAAGCAGCGGCACGCTTAGCAAAGCGTGGCTTTGATCTGGATGTTGAAGCAATCAATGCGCTAGAAGAAAAGCGCAAGGCATTACAAACTCAAACCCAAGAATTACAAAGTGAGCGTAACAGCCGTTCCAAAGCCATTGGTCAAGCAAAAGCAAAGGGTGAAGATGTTCAACCTTTGTTAGACGCAGTAGCCAACCTTGGCGATCAACTTGCTGCGGCAAAATCAGAGCAAGATAGTATTCTTGCCCAGTTAAATGATATTGCAATGTCACTACCCAACTTACCTGCTGAGGAAGTACCAGCGGGTAAAGACGAGAACGACAACGTAGAAGTGTTAAAGTGGGGCGAACCTAAACAGTTTGATTTTGAAGTTAAAGATCATGTGGACTTAGGTGAAGTGCTGAGTAAGGGCTTAGACTTCGAAACAGGCGTTAAATTAAGTGGTTCACGCTTTACTGTGATGCGTGGTGGTATTGCGCGAATGCACCGTGCACTAGCGCAGTTTATGCTAGATACGCATACCGACAAAAATGGTTACACGGAAATGTATGTGCCGTTGTTGGTAAACAAAGACAGCTTATTTGGTACAGGTCAGTTGCCTAAATTTGCTGAAGACTTGTTTCACACTAAAGGCCTAATCAGTGATGATGGTGTTGAGCAAGACGGCTTTAGCTTAATTCCAACAGCTGAAGTACCACTAACAAACTGTGCACGTGATGAAATCTATGACGAAAAAGACTTACCAATTCGTATGACTGCTCATACCCCTTGCTTTAGAAGTGAAGCGGGTAGTTATGGCCGTGATACGCGTGGTCTCATTCGTCAGCACCAGTTCGACAAAGTTGAGCTAGTTCAATTGGTAAAGCCTGAAGATTCAATGGCGGCACTTGAAGAGCTAACCGGTCATGCTGAGCAAATCTTGCAAGCACTTGAATTACCTTATCGTAAAGTTATTTTGTGTACGGGTGATATGGGCTTTGGTGCAACTAAAACATATGATTTAGAAGTATGGCTCCCTGCGCAAAATACTTATCGTGAGATCTCATCATGTTCAAACATGTGGGATTTTCAAGCCCGCCGAATGCAAGCGCGTTTCCGCCGTCAAGGTGAGAAAAAGCCTGAGTTATTGCACACGTTAAATGGTTCTGGTTTAGCGGTGGGGCGTACACTGGTTGCTATTCTTGAAAACTATCAGCAAGCGGATGGTAGTGTGGTTGTACCTGAAGTGCTTCGCCCATATATGGGTGGTCTAGAAGTTATCAACTCATAA
- a CDS encoding antibiotic biosynthesis monooxygenase family protein, translating into MFIVMIEFVVKEGCEKQFIEKWTKVTQGIYLFKGALGSRLHRNENGELIAYAQWPNRETWEKSNEIVMSEHYEEERKLMFDALNVEETKIIYKMEIEKDYLQIRAF; encoded by the coding sequence ATGTTTATCGTGATGATTGAGTTTGTAGTTAAAGAAGGCTGCGAAAAGCAGTTTATTGAAAAGTGGACAAAAGTAACTCAGGGCATTTACCTGTTTAAAGGAGCCTTGGGGTCAAGGCTCCATAGAAATGAAAATGGTGAGTTAATAGCGTATGCACAGTGGCCAAATAGAGAAACTTGGGAAAAATCAAACGAAATCGTAATGTCTGAGCATTACGAAGAAGAACGCAAATTAATGTTTGATGCACTGAACGTCGAAGAGACGAAGATCATTTACAAGATGGAAATCGAGAAAGATTATTTACAAATAAGAGCATTCTGA
- the crcB gene encoding fluoride efflux transporter CrcB has product MIKMYLTIALGGALGACLRFFINDIMLKLLGKGFPFGTLTVNILGSLLMGILYGLIEKQVITVSPAKTLVGIGFLGALTTFSTFSMDSVLLLQQGQVLKMALNVTLNVVVCIFMAWLGLCLVMQKG; this is encoded by the coding sequence ATGATTAAAATGTACCTCACAATTGCACTTGGTGGCGCACTTGGTGCCTGTTTACGGTTTTTCATTAACGATATAATGTTAAAACTCTTGGGTAAGGGATTCCCTTTTGGTACATTGACCGTTAATATTCTCGGTTCACTGTTAATGGGCATTCTTTACGGTTTAATAGAAAAACAAGTTATTACCGTTAGCCCTGCCAAAACCTTAGTGGGTATTGGTTTTTTGGGCGCATTAACAACTTTTTCAACATTTTCCATGGACTCCGTGCTGTTACTGCAGCAAGGACAGGTTCTGAAAATGGCTCTTAATGTCACACTCAACGTGGTTGTGTGTATTTTTATGGCTTGGTTGGGCCTTTGCTTGGTCATGCAAAAAGGTTAA
- a CDS encoding IS481 family transposase, with product MLHTNNPIIKHKTGLLNLAEELGNVSKACKVMGVSRDTFYRYQELVEDGGLDALIDKSRRSPNIKNRVDEVTENAVVQYAIDYPAHGQHRTSNELRKQGVFVSGSGVRSIWLRHDLENFKKRLKALEGKVADEGIILTDSQIAALEKKKSDDEACGEIETAHPGYLGSQDTFYVGNLKGVGRIYQQTFVDTYSKVAFAKLYTTKTPITAADILNDKVLPYFEQHELPMLRILTDRGTEYCGKVEHHDYQLYLAINDIDHTKTKAMSPQTNGICERFHKTILNEFYQVTFRKKLYGSLEELQKDLDEWMAYYNNERTHQGKMCCGRTPFETLLDGKSIWAEKNLAQI from the coding sequence ATGTTGCATACTAACAACCCAATTATAAAACACAAAACTGGATTACTTAATCTTGCAGAAGAACTAGGTAACGTTTCAAAAGCCTGTAAAGTCATGGGCGTTTCAAGAGATACATTTTATCGATACCAAGAGCTAGTAGAGGACGGTGGCTTGGATGCGTTAATTGATAAAAGTCGTAGATCGCCAAACATTAAAAACCGTGTAGATGAAGTTACTGAGAACGCAGTGGTTCAATACGCTATCGATTACCCAGCTCATGGCCAGCACAGAACTAGCAATGAGTTGCGTAAACAAGGCGTCTTTGTTTCAGGCAGTGGCGTTCGCTCAATCTGGTTACGCCACGATTTAGAGAACTTCAAGAAACGCTTAAAAGCTCTAGAAGGTAAAGTTGCTGACGAAGGTATTATCCTCACCGATAGCCAAATCGCTGCGCTTGAGAAAAAGAAAAGCGATGACGAAGCTTGCGGTGAAATTGAAACAGCACATCCGGGTTACCTAGGCTCACAAGATACCTTCTATGTTGGCAATCTCAAGGGTGTTGGGCGTATCTACCAACAGACGTTTGTCGATACCTACAGCAAAGTAGCCTTCGCAAAGCTGTATACGACCAAAACACCAATTACTGCGGCTGACATACTCAATGACAAGGTTCTGCCTTACTTCGAGCAACACGAGTTGCCAATGTTACGCATTTTGACTGACCGAGGCACCGAATATTGCGGTAAGGTAGAGCACCATGATTATCAGCTCTATCTGGCAATTAATGATATCGACCATACGAAAACTAAGGCAATGTCGCCTCAAACCAATGGTATCTGCGAGCGATTCCACAAGACGATACTTAACGAGTTCTATCAGGTTACGTTCCGTAAAAAGCTTTACGGTTCGCTAGAGGAACTTCAAAAAGATCTGGACGAATGGATGGCTTATTACAATAATGAGCGAACTCATCAGGGAAAAATGTGTTGTGGCAGAACGCCATTTGAAACATTGCTTGATGGAAAATCGATTTGGGCTGAGAAGAATTTAGCTCAAATCTAA
- a CDS encoding sensor histidine kinase, which translates to MARKEIFVVNVLAWLVYASLEHMSHLIYGENHWLGSVLGAFAGWAITMFLVIFHQWIDSRATKKVAIFGLMLATFIASITWHNVSRVLHYRDSVSDVINNGIIALLSGASYSVLLFCAWLGLYFVLSLYLQKQLQQQAVLKLKAQAKEAQLQSLRYQLNPHFLFNVLNSIDVAVLENDNSGAHNMIAKLSRLLRVTLATSAEQKVTVKQEMSLLDDLMGIEQQRYAHRIEYIKDVDPSCEQCMLPSLLLQPLLENAIKFTWHANSARVITLKVAKAEYQLLVCISNPIHDECQTIQGTHSGLNNVKQRIQTMYANTASMNCMQDSEQFIVELRLPLEYEV; encoded by the coding sequence GTGGCGCGCAAAGAAATTTTTGTTGTCAATGTATTAGCGTGGCTGGTTTATGCTTCATTAGAGCACATGAGTCACCTAATCTATGGCGAAAACCATTGGCTCGGCAGTGTGTTAGGTGCTTTCGCCGGCTGGGCAATAACAATGTTCTTGGTTATATTTCATCAGTGGATAGACTCAAGAGCTACAAAAAAAGTGGCCATATTTGGTTTGATGCTCGCAACATTTATAGCCTCAATTACTTGGCATAATGTCTCTAGAGTGTTGCATTACAGAGATTCTGTTTCTGATGTCATAAACAATGGCATTATCGCTTTGTTAAGTGGCGCATCGTACTCAGTCCTATTATTTTGTGCATGGCTTGGCCTATATTTCGTGCTCTCACTCTATTTACAAAAGCAACTGCAACAACAGGCGGTGCTAAAGCTTAAGGCGCAAGCAAAAGAGGCTCAATTACAAAGTTTAAGGTACCAACTTAACCCTCATTTTTTGTTTAATGTGCTCAACAGTATCGATGTTGCAGTTTTAGAAAATGACAATAGCGGCGCGCATAATATGATAGCTAAATTGAGTCGTTTATTGCGTGTGACACTTGCAACAAGCGCAGAGCAAAAGGTAACCGTTAAGCAAGAAATGTCATTATTAGATGACTTAATGGGCATCGAACAGCAAAGATATGCTCATCGTATTGAGTATATTAAGGACGTTGACCCTAGTTGTGAGCAATGCATGTTGCCTTCTTTGTTGTTGCAGCCACTTTTGGAAAATGCTATTAAATTTACTTGGCATGCTAACAGTGCACGTGTTATCACGCTTAAAGTCGCTAAGGCTGAATATCAATTACTTGTTTGCATTAGTAACCCTATTCATGATGAGTGCCAAACAATACAAGGAACGCACTCAGGACTCAATAATGTTAAGCAGCGAATACAGACTATGTATGCAAATACAGCCAGTATGAATTGTATGCAAGACTCAGAGCAATTTATTGTTGAACTGCGTTTACCGCTTGAATACGAGGTGTAA
- a CDS encoding TonB-dependent receptor plug domain-containing protein, translating to MTSHVMNFRCLSILVLFGISSPQTSAKSAKEDPLFSLPFEELLNLEVSVAARKSEPWLSSSGTVYVVSRNDIENYGWRDLKEILASVPNMDYFYQWSWLPGGQRGFTGNMSGTLMLIDGREVQNLLANEAFIMNNFPASRIERVEVLQGPNSTLYGGNATQGVINVITRLGNMENEIQVLAGEVGTKHAHALFNYAQQDLAVSVSASYFESDQNYQELKEFVVNTEQFSRSSKDKLRNLDSSAFRNNEKNYTIDGKLSYQDMYVGANISRAENVSGIEAVAYDYFTGDDSRRGYANYYLGKNVKPDAQWQGNFEVSYYREYKEKDRLTTVVPDGAKQYQDLVQDNEREDIGPSDRIRLTTQWQYQIDETADLIFGYDGWRTVIGRKVKYRENDGKVTLFTPPEWAKDKEKSTKHAMYGQYSRTFQWDSKSLKLSAGLRYNRQDFTNSAYLPRASLVYQSDESQAIKLTYGEAFRPPTIFEFDLVVDDKLESQTMGMTELNYSKSFVFKDIKFASISALYHMKAENFYEKILDPAIGGWRTEITGEHSIYGIETQLKFQANNWQGQFGFRYIKPDDERIGEHWQVLDVPKYKVKFGLVYRLNDTWRVAGFVDHWDKTYTEANQLDTTGTQVEEVDAWTTLNLHLFKQTQHYVYGVYIENMFNKEYFHSNGRGSSPVKYLQAPRNIRFQFSYRF from the coding sequence TTGACTTCTCACGTTATGAACTTTCGTTGTTTATCGATTTTAGTGCTTTTTGGCATTAGCAGCCCTCAAACTAGTGCCAAAAGCGCCAAAGAAGATCCTTTATTCTCTTTACCATTTGAAGAGTTGCTGAACTTAGAGGTTTCCGTAGCAGCTCGTAAAAGTGAGCCTTGGTTATCGTCATCAGGTACAGTGTATGTAGTTAGTCGTAACGATATTGAAAATTATGGCTGGCGAGACTTGAAAGAAATCCTTGCGAGTGTTCCTAATATGGATTACTTCTACCAATGGAGCTGGCTTCCAGGTGGGCAAAGAGGCTTTACCGGTAATATGTCTGGTACCTTGATGTTAATTGATGGCCGTGAAGTGCAAAACTTACTAGCCAATGAAGCGTTTATAATGAATAACTTTCCCGCTAGCCGTATTGAACGGGTAGAGGTGCTGCAAGGGCCTAATTCTACACTTTATGGTGGTAACGCCACACAGGGTGTAATAAACGTTATTACGCGTTTAGGCAATATGGAAAATGAGATACAAGTTCTTGCTGGTGAAGTGGGCACTAAGCATGCTCATGCGCTATTCAATTATGCACAACAAGACTTGGCGGTATCAGTAAGTGCGAGTTACTTTGAAAGTGACCAAAACTATCAAGAGCTCAAAGAGTTTGTTGTCAATACCGAACAATTTAGTCGCAGTAGCAAGGATAAACTTCGCAATCTAGACTCGAGCGCATTTAGAAACAACGAAAAAAACTACACAATAGACGGTAAGCTTAGTTATCAAGACATGTATGTTGGAGCGAATATCAGTCGAGCTGAAAATGTCAGCGGGATTGAAGCGGTAGCATATGACTATTTTACAGGTGATGATTCAAGACGCGGATATGCTAACTATTATCTAGGAAAAAATGTTAAACCCGATGCCCAGTGGCAGGGGAATTTTGAAGTTAGCTATTATAGAGAATATAAAGAAAAAGATAGGCTTACTACGGTAGTGCCTGATGGGGCAAAACAATATCAAGATCTTGTTCAAGATAATGAGCGAGAAGATATAGGCCCATCAGATAGGATAAGACTGACGACACAGTGGCAATATCAAATTGACGAAACTGCTGACTTAATTTTTGGTTATGATGGTTGGAGAACGGTGATAGGAAGGAAAGTTAAGTATCGTGAAAATGATGGAAAAGTTACCTTATTTACCCCACCAGAATGGGCAAAAGATAAAGAAAAATCCACAAAACATGCGATGTATGGCCAGTATTCGAGAACATTTCAGTGGGACAGCAAAAGCTTAAAATTGAGTGCAGGGCTGAGGTATAACCGTCAAGATTTCACTAACTCGGCTTATTTACCTCGTGCTAGTTTGGTATATCAAAGTGATGAGTCTCAGGCAATTAAATTGACGTATGGAGAAGCGTTTAGGCCTCCTACGATTTTTGAGTTTGATTTAGTGGTGGATGATAAGCTTGAATCACAAACGATGGGTATGACGGAGTTAAACTACAGTAAAAGCTTTGTATTTAAAGATATTAAGTTTGCCAGCATTTCTGCACTTTATCATATGAAAGCAGAGAACTTTTATGAAAAAATACTCGACCCAGCAATAGGAGGCTGGCGGACGGAAATTACAGGGGAACATAGTATCTATGGTATTGAAACACAGCTTAAATTTCAGGCAAACAATTGGCAAGGCCAATTTGGTTTTCGCTATATAAAACCAGACGACGAGCGTATTGGCGAACACTGGCAAGTGTTAGATGTCCCCAAGTATAAAGTTAAATTTGGTTTGGTCTATCGTTTGAATGATACTTGGCGTGTTGCAGGTTTCGTTGATCATTGGGATAAGACTTATACAGAAGCAAATCAATTGGATACAACAGGTACGCAAGTAGAAGAAGTAGATGCATGGACCACGCTAAATTTGCACTTATTTAAACAAACTCAGCACTACGTATATGGAGTGTATATTGAGAACATGTTTAATAAAGAATATTTTCACAGTAATGGTAGGGGCTCATCTCCCGTTAAATATTTGCAAGCGCCAAGAAATATAAGGTTTCAGTTTAGCTACCGATTTTAG
- a CDS encoding replication-associated recombination protein A has product MSNLGFDFAPDVRPLAARMRPTCLAQYIGQSHILSPDQPLYKAIEQGRCHSLIVWGPPGVGKTTIAEVIAHHANADLTQLSAVTSGVKEIRNAVLEAKSRLSQGRRTLLFVDEVHRFNKSQQDAFLPYIEDGTFIFIGATTENPSFALNNAILSRARVYTLKALSEDELVEVLNRALKQDEQLSTLDVSISDQALVAIAKASSGDARKALNLLEQAIDLAERNNAHVMIDEQVLVHVLPSHLAKYDKGGDLYYDLISAFHKSVRGSSPDAALYWYCRILAGGGDPLYVARRLLAIATEDIGNADPRAMQVALNAWDIYQRVGPSEGERAIAQATLYLASAPKSNAVYMAFNQAKQDAMSDSDCEVPVHLRNAPTKLMKELGYGEQYRYAHNEPGAFAAGENYFPEQIKDRQYYQPTDRGLEKQIKTKLDYLEQQNQQSDHKRYQDD; this is encoded by the coding sequence GTGAGTAACCTTGGTTTTGATTTTGCCCCTGATGTAAGACCCTTGGCCGCACGTATGCGGCCAACTTGTTTAGCCCAGTATATTGGTCAGTCGCACATATTAAGCCCAGATCAACCACTTTACAAAGCCATTGAGCAAGGGCGTTGCCATAGCCTAATTGTTTGGGGGCCTCCTGGAGTGGGCAAAACAACGATTGCGGAAGTGATAGCACATCATGCAAATGCTGATCTAACTCAGCTCTCAGCGGTCACATCGGGTGTTAAAGAAATTCGCAACGCTGTTTTAGAAGCTAAAAGCCGTTTATCACAAGGTCGCAGAACGTTATTGTTTGTAGATGAAGTTCATCGCTTTAACAAATCTCAGCAAGACGCATTTTTACCTTATATCGAAGATGGCACGTTTATTTTTATAGGTGCGACCACCGAAAATCCAAGTTTTGCACTAAACAATGCGATTTTATCGCGAGCACGCGTATATACCCTAAAGGCGTTGAGCGAGGACGAACTTGTAGAAGTACTTAATCGCGCGTTAAAACAAGATGAGCAGTTAAGTACGCTCGACGTCTCTATCAGTGACCAGGCATTAGTCGCCATCGCAAAAGCCAGCAGTGGCGATGCACGCAAGGCGCTTAATTTGTTAGAGCAAGCGATTGATTTAGCAGAGCGAAATAACGCTCATGTGATGATTGATGAGCAAGTTTTGGTTCATGTGTTACCGAGCCATCTAGCAAAATATGATAAAGGCGGCGACCTTTATTACGACTTAATTTCTGCTTTTCATAAATCGGTGCGAGGTAGTAGCCCTGATGCAGCTTTATATTGGTATTGCAGAATATTAGCCGGTGGAGGAGATCCGCTTTATGTTGCCAGACGCCTGCTTGCGATTGCGACAGAAGATATCGGCAACGCAGATCCAAGAGCGATGCAGGTAGCACTCAATGCGTGGGATATCTATCAACGAGTAGGCCCAAGCGAGGGTGAGCGAGCAATTGCACAAGCCACCTTATACCTTGCCAGTGCACCAAAAAGTAATGCAGTGTATATGGCGTTTAATCAAGCCAAGCAAGATGCAATGAGCGATAGTGATTGTGAGGTGCCAGTGCATCTTCGTAATGCACCAACCAAGTTGATGAAAGAACTAGGTTATGGCGAGCAATACCGCTATGCACACAATGAGCCGGGCGCTTTTGCCGCTGGCGAAAACTACTTTCCCGAGCAAATTAAGGACCGGCAATACTATCAACCGACAGACCGGGGTCTTGAAAAGCAAATAAAAACCAAGCTTGATTACTTAGAGCAACAAAATCAGCAAAGCGACCATAAAAGATACCAAGATGATTAA
- a CDS encoding dienelactone hydrolase family protein, with amino-acid sequence MGAPAVPLIDIVSYQVRQEYTGTNLDSELVEAEVSAHIRLMNAISENQNIAQALQQFRVSAKAILSATNSGSTETSKIDDLAKSKAQQYEVVYALPSLTSYLYHDTAHDYEKLSIPVLGLFGGKDLQVTIAQNKDIMERALLKSKTSYHFEIFTDANHYFQKAKTGQRQEYATLDKRFVDGFVEKIANWILDN; translated from the coding sequence ATGGGAGCTCCAGCAGTTCCTCTTATTGATATTGTTTCTTACCAAGTAAGGCAAGAATATACAGGGACCAATCTAGATAGTGAACTGGTAGAGGCTGAAGTTTCTGCTCATATTAGATTAATGAACGCGATTAGCGAAAACCAAAACATAGCGCAGGCTTTGCAGCAATTTAGGGTGTCTGCAAAAGCGATATTATCCGCAACTAACTCAGGGTCCACAGAAACGTCTAAAATCGACGATTTGGCGAAATCAAAAGCTCAGCAATATGAAGTGGTTTACGCACTTCCGTCGCTCACCTCATATTTATATCATGATACTGCACACGACTATGAAAAATTAAGCATACCAGTTTTAGGGCTTTTTGGTGGCAAAGACTTACAGGTTACGATTGCTCAAAACAAAGACATTATGGAGAGAGCATTGCTAAAGTCAAAAACTAGCTATCATTTTGAAATATTCACAGATGCAAATCATTACTTTCAAAAGGCTAAGACTGGTCAAAGGCAGGAGTATGCTACGTTAGACAAGCGTTTTGTCGATGGCTTTGTAGAAAAAATTGCAAACTGGATACTTGATAACTAA